In a genomic window of Meleagris gallopavo isolate NT-WF06-2002-E0010 breed Aviagen turkey brand Nicholas breeding stock chromosome 1, Turkey_5.1, whole genome shotgun sequence:
- the KLHL42 gene encoding kelch-like protein 42, translating to MQERMFLGIGNGSNFKLLAVNGKLYAIGGQSLSNVECYNPENDWWSFVASMPNPLAEFSACECKGKIYVIGGYTTRDRNMNILQYCPTSDSWTNFELCDVHVRKQQMVSVEETIYLVGGCIHELGPNQKSSQNEDVLTVQSYNTATKEWLYLKENTSKSGLNLTCTLHNDGVYILSRDITLSTSLEHRVFLKYNIFTDSWESLRRFPAFGQNMLICSMYLPDL from the exons ATGCAAGAGAGAATGTTCCTAGGGATTGGTAATGG GTCAAATTTTAAGCTGTTGGCTGTAAATGGAAAGCTCTATGCCATTGGTGGTCAATCCCTTTCCAATGTGGAGTGCTATAACCCAGAAAATGACTGGTGGAGTTTTGTAGCATCCATGCCAAATCCTCTTGCAGAATTCTCAGCTTGTGAGTGCAAGGGCAAGATTTACGTTATTGGAGGATACACCACACGAG ACAGGAATATGAACATCTTGCAATACTGTCCTACTTCTGATTCTTGGACCAACTTCGAACTCTGTGATGTCCACGTTCGAAAACAACAGATGGTCTCTGTTGAAGAAACAATCTATCTAGTAGGAGGTTGTATTCATGAACTTGGACCAAACCAAAAATCCAGCCAAAATGAAGATGTGCTAACTGTGCAGTCTTATAACACTGCTACCAAAGAATGGCTCTACCTCAAAGAGAACACATCAAAGTCGGGTCTTAACTTGACTTGCACTCTACACAACGATGGAGTTTATATATTGAGTAGGGATATTACTTTATCTACGAGCTTGGAGCACCGTGTTTTTCTGAAGTACAATATATTTACAGACAGTTGGGAGTCACTAAGACGCTTTCCAGCCTTTGGACAGAACATGCTGATCTGTTCTATGTACTTGCCTGATTTGTGA